Proteins found in one Quercus robur chromosome 2, dhQueRobu3.1, whole genome shotgun sequence genomic segment:
- the LOC126715894 gene encoding UDP-glucose:glycoprotein glucosyltransferase encodes MGTLRCRSGLWVLILVVVLLGICEIGSVVAQNRRPKNVQVAVRAKWSGTPLLLEAGELLSKEWEDLFWDFIEVWLHTEDSLDSSTAKGCLKKILEHGHSLLSEPLASLFEFSLMMRSSSPRLVLYQQLAEESLSSFPLADEGISNNVGAEALETNAKMENKKSDLLLVGVNPKSPGGKCCWVDTGGSLFFDVSEMLLWLHNPTEPAGDSFQQPELFDFDHIHFGSSAGSPVAILYGALGTDCFKKFHVTLVEAAKEGKVKYVVRPVLPSGCETKTGHCGAVGTRDSLNLGGYGVELALKNMEYKAMDDSAVKKGVTLEDPRTEDLSQEVRGFIFSKILERKPELTSEIMAFRDYLLSSTVSDTLDVWELKDLGHQTAQRIVHASDPLQSMQEISQNFPSIVSSLSRMKLNDSVKDEITANQRMIPPGKSLMALNGALINIEDIDLYLLLDMVHQDLLLADQYSKLKIPHPTIRKLLSSLPPQESSMFRVDFRSTHVHYLNNLEEDAMYKRWRNNLNEILMPVFPGQLRYIRKNLYHAVYVLDPATVCGLESIDTITSLYENNFPMRFGVILYSTKFVKHMELTGGGIYSSVKENDSQNEDDISSLIIRLFIYIKENHGVKTAFQFLGNVNKLRIEGDGSLDDVPEMHHVEGAFVETVLPKVKSPPQDILLKLEREQTFKELSQEGSMFVFKLGLAKLQCCLLMNGLVFDSNQDALINAMNDELPRIQEQVYYGHINSHTDVLDKFLSENGISRYNPQIIANGKPRFISLSTSILGGESVLNDINYLHSPETINDLKPVTHLLAVDVATKKGMKLLHEGLRYLIEGSKGARVGMLFSVNQDADLYSLLFVNVFEITASSFSHKKNALNFLDNFCSFYEQKYIFASSKAADNTQAFLDTVYELAEANGLPSNTFKSALTEVSIDQLRKHLNKVSHFLYRQLGQEFGVNAVITNGRVMFPIDESTFLSHDLHLLESVELKQRIKHIVEIIEEVNWQDIDPDTITSKFISDAIMVVSSSMAMRDRSSESARFEVLNAEYSAVVFDNENSTIHIDAVVDPLSPSGQKLSSILRVLQKYIQPSMRIVLNPLSSLVDLPLKNYYRYVVPTMDDFSSNDHTINGPKAFFANMPLSKTLTMNLDVPEPWLVEPVIAVHDLDNILLENLGDTRTLQAVFDLEALVLTGHCSEKDHDPPRGLQLILGTKSTPHLVDTIVMANLGYWQMKVSPGVWYLQLAPGRSSELYVLKDDGDGSQENQFSKRITISDLRGKVVHLEVVKKKGKEHDKLLVPDDDDNSEDEKGNGWNSNFLKWASGFIGGSEQSRKSESTSVEQGKGGRHGKTINIFSIASGHLYERFLKIMILSVLKNTRRPVKFWFIKNYLSPQFKDVIPHMAQEYGFDYELITYKWPTWLHKQKEKQRIIWAYKILFLDVIFPISLEKVIFVDADQIVRADMGELYDMDIKGRPLAYTPFCDNNKDMDGYRFWRQGFWKEHLRGRPYHISALYVVDLKKFRETAAGDNLRVFYESLSKDPNSLSNLDQDLPNYAQHTVPIFSLPQEWLWCESWCGNATKSKAKTIDLCNNPMTKEPKLQGARRIVSEWPDLDLEARGFTAKFLGDEVELQEPSPNQSQTSTSKTFSEVDLESKAESSSKVDLESKEESSSEVDLETKAEL; translated from the exons TGAATTATTATCTAAAGAATGGGAAGACCTTTTTTGGGACTTCATTGAGGTCTGGCTTCATACTGAGGACAGCCTTGATTCTTCTACAGCGAAAGGCTGCCTTAAGAAAATATTAGAACATGGGCACTCTCTTTTAAGTGAACCATTGGCATCATTATTTGAATTCTCTCTTATGATGAGATCATCATCACCTAGATTGGTGCTTTATCAGCAACTAGCGGAGgagtctctttcttcttttccgcTGGCTGATGAGGGTATCTCAAACAATGTCGGGGCGGAAGCTTTAGAAACAAATGCAAAGatggagaataaaaaatcaGATCTCTTGCTTGTTGGTGTAAACCCGAAGAGCCCTGGTGGAAAATGTTGTTGGGTGGATACTGGTGGCTCTCTGTTCTTTGATGTTTCAGAAATGTTGTTGTGGCTTCATAATCCTACTGAACC TGCTGGAGATTCGTTTCAGCAGCCTGAGCTATTTGATTTTGATCACATCCATTTTGGTTCAAGTGCTGGAAGCCCAGTTGCCATCCTTTATGGTGCTCTTGGAACTGATTGCTTCAAGAAATTTCATGTCACACTAGTTGAAGCAGCCAAAGAG GGAAAAGTAAAGTATGTTGTTAGACCTGTGTTACCTTCTGGCTGTGAAACAAAAACTGGCCATTGTGGTGCTGTTGGTACAAGAGATTCCTTGAACTTGGGCGGTTATGGTGTAGAACTTGCTTTGAAGAATATGGAATATAAGGCTATGGATGACAGTGCAGTAAAGAAAG GTGTCACTCTAGAGGATCCTCGGACTGAAGATCTCAGCCAAGAAGTTAGAGGGTTCATATTCTCTAAAATTCTG GAACGCAAACCTGAACTAACGTCTGAGATAATGGCTTTCAGGGATTATCTATTGTCATCAACAGTATCAGATACTCTTGATGTTTGGGAACTGAAGG ATTTAGGACATCAAACTGCCCAGAGAATAGTTCATGCCTCTGATCCTCTGCAGTCAATGCAGGAGATTAGTCAAAATTTTCCAAGCATAGTTTCTTCCTTATCTCGCATGAAG CTCAATGATTCTGTTAAGGATGAAATTACTGCAAACCAGCGAATGATCCCACCTGGCAAGTCCTTAATGGCTCTCAATGGTGCTTTGATCAATATCGAAGATATTGACCTCTATCT GTTGCTTGACATGGTCCATCAGGATTTATTGTTGGCTGATCAATATTCAAAGTTGAag ATTCCTCATCCCACCATTCGGAAACTCCTATCATCTTTGCCTCCTCAAGAGTCCAGTATGTTCCGTGTTGATTTTCGTTCAACGCATGTTCATTATCTCAATAACTTGGAGGAAGATGCTATGTATAAGCGATGGCGGAACAATCTAAATGAG aTTTTGATGCCAGTATTCCCTGGACAACTACGTTATATTCGTAAGAACCTTTACCATGCAGTTTATGTTCTTGATCCAGCTACCGTTTGTGGTCTTGAG TCAATTGACACGATTACATCTCTATATGAGAATAATTTTCCTATGAGATTTGGGGTTATATTGTATTCTACAAAGTTTGTCAAGCATATGGAATTGACTGGTGGTGGGATTTATTCCTCTGTGAAGGAGAATGACAGTCAAAATGAGGATGACATATCTAGTTTG ATAATACGTCTCTTTATTTATATCAAGGAGAACCACGGAGTTAAAACAGCTTTCCAGTTTTTGGGCAAT GTCAATAAGTTACGGATTGAGGGAGATGGTTCTTTAGATGATGTGCCTGAAATGCACCATGTTGAAGGGGCATTTGTAGAAACAGTATT ACCAAAGGTAAAATCTCCTCCTCAAGATATATTACTAAAGCTGGAGAGGGAGCAAACCTTTAAGGAACTGTCACAAGAGGGCTCCATGTTTGTTTTCAAGTTGGGTCTTGCTAAGCTGCAGTGCTGCCTTTTGATGAATGGACTTGTCTTTGATTCTAATCAG GATGCTCTTATAAATGCCATGAATGATGAGCTTCCCAGAATACAGGAACAAGTTTATTATGGGCATATAAATTCTCACACTGATGTGCTGGACAAATTCCTATCAGAAAATGGTATTAGTCGCTATAATCCACAG ATTATTGCTAATGGCAAGCCAAGGTTCATATCTCTGTCTACATCCATTCTTGGAGGAGAATCCGTGTTAAATGATATTAACTATTTGCATTCTCCTGAAA CTATCAATGATTTGAAGCCTGTGACACATCTTCTTGCTGTTGATGTTGCAACAAAGAAAGGAATGAAGTTGCTACATGAAGGCCTACGCTACCTG ATAGAAGGTTCTAAAGGTGCTCGAGTAGGCATGCTATTTAGTGTGAATCAGGATGCTGATTTATATAGTCTCCTTTTTGTGAATGTGTTTGAAATCACTGCATCCTCATTTAG TCATAAGAAGAATGCGTTGAACTTTTTGGATAACTTTTGCTCATTCTATGAGCAAAAGTACATCTTTGCATCTTCCAAAGCAGCTGACAACACACAAGCATTTCTGGATACGGTCTATGAGCTTGCTGAGGCCAATGGGTTACCGTCCAACACTTTTAAATCTGCTCTTACTGAAGTTTCCATCGACCAATTGAGAAAACACTTAAATAAG GTGtcacattttttgtataggcaaCTTGGACAGGAATTTGGTGTCAATGCAGTCATTACTAATGGAAGG GTTATGTTTCCCATTGATGAAAGCACCTTTTTGAGCCATGATCTACATCTTCTAGAGTCTGTGGAGCTTAAGCAGAGAATAAAGCACATTGTGGAAATTATTGAAGAAGTAAATTGGCAGGACATAGATCCTGACACTATTACGAG CAAATTCATTAGTGATGCTATTATGGTCGTGTCATCTTCAATGGCTATGAGAGATCGAAGTTCTGAAAGTGCACGTTTTGAGGTTTTGAATGCTGAATATAG TGCTGTTGTTTTTGATAATGAAAATTCAACTATTCATATCGACGCAGTTGTTGATCCTTTAAGTCCATCTGGCCAGAAGTTGTCTTCAATTCTTAGGGTTCTGCAGAAATACATTCAGCCTAGCATGAGGATTGTACTAAATCCATTG AGCTCGCTTGTTGATCTTCCTCTCAAGAATTACTACAGATATGTAGTACCAACTATG GATGATTTCAGCAGTAATGACCATACAATAAATGGCCCTAAAGCATTTTTTGCTAACATGCCATTGTCCAAAACCCTCACCATGAACCTTGATGTTCCTGAGCCTTGGCTTGTTGAGCCTGTTATTGCTGT CCATGACCTGGATAATATTTTGCTTGAAAACCTCGGTGACACAAGGACATTGCAAGCTGTGTTTGATCTTGAAGCTCTTGTCCTCACTG GTCATTGTTCTGAGAAAGATCATGATCCTCCTCGAGGCCTTCAGTTGATTCTGGGAACTAAGAGTACACCCCACTTGGTTGATACTATTGTGATGGCCAATCTGGGTTATTGGCAAATGAAAGTCTCTCCTGGAGTCTGGTATTTGCAACTTGCTCCAGGTAGGAGTTCTGAGCTTTATGTACTGAAGGATGATGGTGATGGAAGTCAGGAGAACCAATTTTCAAAACGTATCACTATTAGTGATTTGCGGGGTAAAGTGGTTCATTTGGAAGTAgtgaaaaaaaagggaaaggagCATGACAAATTGCTGGTTCCTGATGATGATGACAATTCAGAAGACGAGAAA ggaaatGGCTGGAACTCCAATTTCTTGAAATGGGCTTCTGGATTTATTGGTGGCAGTGAGCAatcaagaaagagtgagagcaCTTCAGTg GAGCAAGGAAAGGGTGGGCGACATggaaaaacaattaatattttttctatcGCTTCTGGACACCT GTATGAACGATTTCTGAAAATCATGATTCTAAGTGTCCTAAAGAACACACGACGTCCTGTTAAATTTTGGTTCATAAAGAACTACCTCTCTCCTCAGTTTAAG GATGTGATTCCACATATGGCACAAGAATATGGTTTTGATTATGAGTTAATCACCTACAAGTGGCCCACATGGTTGCATAAGCAGAAGGAGAAGCAGCGAATTATTTGGGCCTATAAGATCTTGTTCCTTGATGTTATCTTCCCTATTTCTTTGGAAAAG GTCATTTTTGTTGATGCGGATCAAATTGTCAGGGCAGACATGGGAGAACTCTATGACATGGATATAAAAGGAAGACCTCTTGCTTATACTCCTTTTTGTGACAACAACAAGGATATGGATGGATATCGATTTTGGAGACAA GGTTTCTGGAAAGAGCATTTACGGGGAAGACCATATCATATCAG TGCTTTATATGTTGTTGATCTAAAGAAATTCCGAGAGACTGCAGCAGGAGATAATCTAAGAGTTTTCTACGAAAGCCTTAGCAAGGATCCCAACAGTTTATCTAATCTGGATCAG GATCTTCCAAACTATGCTCAGCATACAGTACCCATTTTCTCATTACCGCAAGAATGGCTATGGTGTGAGTCATGGTGTGGTAATGccacaaaatcaaaagcaaaaaccaTCGATCTTTGCAACAACCCCATGACAAAGGAACCGAAGCTTCAG GGTGCTAGAAGGATAGTTTCCGAGTGGCCTGATCTCGACTTGGAAGCAAGAGGATTCACTGCAAAATTCTTAGGTGATGAAGTGGAACTCCAAGAACCATCTCCTAACCAATCGCAGACTTCTACAAGTAAAACTTTTTCTGAGGTAGACTTAGAATCAAAGGCAGAGAGTTCTTCCAAGGTAGACTTGGAATCAAAAGAAGAGAGTTCTTCTGAGGTTGACTTGGAAACAAAGGCAGAGTTGTGA